ACGAGCAGCTCACCGCCCGGGAGAACCTGGAGCTGGTCGGGCGCCTCACCCACCAGCGCCGCTCCGGGCTGCGGGCCCGGGCCGACGAGCTGCTGGAGGCCTTCGACCTGGGCCACGCCGCCGACCGCCCGCTCAAGACCTTCTCGGGGGGCATGCGCCGCCGCCTCGACCTGGCCGCCTCGCTCGTGCACCGCCCGCCCGTGCTCTTCCTCGACGAGCCCACCACCGGCCTCGACCCCCGCAGCCGCTCGGACCTGTGGGCCCTCATCCGGGGCCTGGTCGACGGCGGCACCACGGTGCTGCTCACCACGCAGTACCTGGAGGAGGCCGACGTCCTGGCCGAGCGCATCGCCGTGGTCGACCACGGTCGGGTGATCGCCGAGGGCACCTCCGAGGAGCTCAAGGCCCAGATGGGCGCCACCGTGCTGGAGCTCACCTTCCCCGACCACGAGGCGGCCAAGGCCGCGGTGGGGCAGGTGGCCGAGGTGATCCCCGGCGCCGAGAGCGACGGCACCATGGTGCGGGTCACGGTGCCCGACGGCACCCACTCGGCCCTGGAGGTCCTGCGGGCCCTCGACGCCCGGGGCACCGACGTGGCCGGCATGACCCTCCGCGAGCCCAGCCTCGACGACGTGTTCCTCGCCCTCACCGGCCGCCCGGCCGAGCCCACCGACGAGGACGGCCCGCCCGACGACGGCGGCACCCGTCCCGAGACCGACCCCTCCGACCTCGCGCCCACCGGAGGCCGCTGATGACCGCCACCACCGCCCCCACCACCCCGGCCAGCGTCGTCGCCCCGTCCGACGGGTCGAGCACCGAGGAGGCCTCCCGCCTCACCTG
Above is a window of Iamia majanohamensis DNA encoding:
- a CDS encoding ATP-binding cassette domain-containing protein; protein product: MSSEQPAIEVAGLTKRFGDVVALDGVDLRVRPGTVYGLLGPNGAGKTTTVRVLTTILAPDEGEARVLGLDVATEADAVRRRIGLAGQYAAVDEQLTARENLELVGRLTHQRRSGLRARADELLEAFDLGHAADRPLKTFSGGMRRRLDLAASLVHRPPVLFLDEPTTGLDPRSRSDLWALIRGLVDGGTTVLLTTQYLEEADVLAERIAVVDHGRVIAEGTSEELKAQMGATVLELTFPDHEAAKAAVGQVAEVIPGAESDGTMVRVTVPDGTHSALEVLRALDARGTDVAGMTLREPSLDDVFLALTGRPAEPTDEDGPPDDGGTRPETDPSDLAPTGGR